In one window of Deinococcus sonorensis KR-87 DNA:
- a CDS encoding deoxyribodipyrimidine photo-lyase: MIQPERVVALRPGEPGRGGFVLLWVQSSVRTRDNHALEYAAGEARRLGVPLAAVFGLNPGYPEANARHFQYLLEGLRDLKVGLAARGIPLAVRVGHTPDEVLNAAQGACLVVTDRGYLRVQRQWRAELAGRLAVPFIQVESDAVVPIRTVSDKQEFAARTIRPKIHRLLDRFLVPLDVEDGAQGHPDWDPGLDVGDPALTVRALGVDNSVSPGEEEGGEVKGLQRLTHFVTRLLPRYDAGRRDPNVDGGSRLSGYLHYGHVSPLTAALAARQHSDGGPGLDAFLEEMIVRRELSFNFCEFNPMYDSYDGLPTWSREALEQHAADPRPVLYTREQLDAAQTHDRAWNAAQTEMVRTGRMHNALRMYWGKKILEWSSTPREAYDRALWLNNRYELDGRDANSYVSVGWLFGLHDRPWARRPIFGTVRYLAESGLNRKFDTDAYVRRWS; encoded by the coding sequence ATGATTCAGCCGGAACGGGTGGTGGCGCTGCGGCCGGGAGAACCGGGGCGGGGCGGCTTCGTGTTGCTGTGGGTGCAGTCCAGTGTGCGGACCCGAGACAACCACGCTCTCGAGTACGCCGCGGGCGAGGCCAGGCGGCTCGGCGTGCCCCTCGCCGCCGTGTTCGGTCTGAATCCCGGCTACCCGGAGGCGAACGCGCGGCACTTCCAGTACCTGCTTGAAGGCCTGCGCGATCTGAAGGTGGGCCTGGCCGCCCGGGGAATCCCGCTGGCCGTGCGGGTGGGCCACACCCCTGATGAGGTGTTGAACGCGGCCCAGGGGGCGTGTCTGGTCGTCACGGATCGCGGCTACCTTCGCGTGCAGCGGCAGTGGCGTGCGGAACTCGCCGGGCGGCTCGCCGTGCCCTTCATTCAGGTCGAGTCGGACGCGGTGGTGCCGATCCGCACGGTCTCCGACAAGCAGGAATTCGCCGCGCGGACCATCCGCCCGAAGATTCACCGTCTGCTGGACCGCTTCCTGGTGCCGCTGGACGTTGAGGACGGGGCGCAGGGCCATCCGGACTGGGACCCGGGGTTGGATGTGGGTGACCCGGCCCTGACGGTGCGGGCCCTGGGCGTGGACAACAGCGTTTCTCCGGGCGAGGAGGAGGGCGGTGAGGTGAAGGGCCTGCAGCGCCTCACGCACTTCGTCACCCGGCTGCTGCCGCGCTACGATGCTGGACGGCGCGACCCCAACGTGGACGGCGGCAGCCGCCTGAGCGGGTACCTGCATTACGGTCACGTCTCTCCCCTGACCGCAGCGCTCGCGGCACGCCAGCACTCAGACGGGGGCCCGGGCCTGGACGCGTTTCTGGAGGAGATGATCGTGCGCCGGGAACTCAGCTTCAATTTCTGCGAGTTCAATCCCATGTACGACAGCTACGACGGTCTGCCCACCTGGAGTCGCGAGGCGCTGGAACAGCACGCCGCTGACCCGCGCCCGGTGCTGTACACCCGTGAGCAGCTGGACGCCGCGCAGACGCACGACCGCGCCTGGAACGCCGCGCAGACCGAGATGGTCCGCACAGGCCGGATGCACAACGCCCTGCGGATGTACTGGGGAAAAAAGATCCTGGAGTGGAGCAGTACCCCCCGCGAGGCCTACGACCGGGCGCTGTGGCTGAACAACCGCTACGAACTCGACGGCCGGGATGCCAACTCCTACGTCAGCGTGGGGTGGCTGTTCGGCCTGCATGACCGGCCGTGGGCCCGGCGGCCGATCTTCGGCACGGTTCGGTATCTGGCCGAAAGCGGGCTGAATCGTAAATTCGATACGGACGCGTATGTCCGACGCTGGTCATGA
- a CDS encoding FAD-binding oxidoreductase, protein MTQMIELSTPDLRPLAAALMGEVLTPESAGYQEARQVWNGAVDLHPAAIVRPLQAQDVAEAVRFARRHALPVAVRSGGHSPAGFGTVEGGLVIDLSQMTGLTVDPATRRVQVEPGLTWGEVADALQPHGLAITAGDTPTVGVGGLTQGGGIGWFVRKHGLAVDRLRAVDLVTAEGELLRASADEHPELFWGVRGGGANFGIITRYEFEAHPGGTVLGGIVIFDGTDARRLLGEYARIAAAAPDELSTQALLFAAPPLPFIPAEAVGQPLFAVSMCYSGDPEAGEAVLAPLRQLAPSILDLVAPMPYSGILKLPLYAQAGEHGFRHFVRSQFVQQVDDAFLDALVGGVTEVFSPGTGIQLRVLGGELARIPAGSTAFSHRDKAALLMISHMVPLDVPAEAAAPAAQATETIFAATRPHAAGTYGNFLSVGEEGRVGEVFSAAALDRLAALKRQLDPHNMFARNANVRP, encoded by the coding sequence ATGACCCAGATGATCGAGTTGTCCACCCCTGACCTTCGCCCCCTCGCCGCCGCCCTGATGGGCGAGGTCCTGACGCCGGAATCGGCCGGGTACCAGGAAGCCCGGCAAGTCTGGAACGGCGCCGTGGATCTGCACCCGGCCGCCATCGTCCGTCCGCTGCAGGCGCAGGATGTGGCGGAGGCCGTGCGCTTCGCCCGCCGTCACGCGCTGCCCGTCGCCGTTCGCAGTGGCGGCCACAGCCCGGCAGGGTTCGGCACCGTTGAGGGCGGTCTGGTGATTGACCTCTCGCAGATGACCGGCCTCACCGTCGACCCGGCCACCCGCCGGGTGCAGGTGGAACCGGGCCTCACCTGGGGCGAGGTGGCCGACGCCCTGCAGCCGCACGGCCTGGCGATCACGGCCGGCGACACCCCCACAGTGGGCGTGGGCGGGCTCACCCAGGGCGGCGGCATCGGCTGGTTCGTCCGCAAGCACGGCCTGGCCGTGGACCGGCTGCGCGCGGTGGACCTGGTGACTGCCGAGGGAGAGCTGCTGCGGGCCAGCGCCGACGAGCACCCGGAACTGTTCTGGGGCGTGCGCGGCGGCGGCGCCAACTTCGGCATCATCACGCGCTACGAGTTCGAGGCGCACCCGGGCGGCACGGTTCTGGGCGGTATCGTGATCTTCGACGGTACTGATGCCCGACGGCTGCTGGGCGAGTACGCCCGTATCGCCGCCGCCGCCCCCGACGAGCTCTCGACTCAGGCGCTGCTGTTCGCCGCGCCGCCGCTGCCGTTCATTCCCGCCGAGGCGGTGGGGCAGCCGCTGTTCGCCGTCTCCATGTGCTACAGCGGCGACCCGGAGGCGGGCGAGGCGGTGCTGGCGCCGCTGCGTCAGCTCGCGCCGAGCATCCTGGATCTGGTGGCGCCCATGCCGTACAGCGGGATATTGAAGCTGCCGCTGTACGCCCAGGCCGGAGAGCACGGCTTCCGGCACTTCGTCCGCTCTCAGTTCGTGCAGCAGGTGGACGACGCCTTCCTCGACGCGCTGGTCGGAGGGGTCACGGAGGTCTTCAGCCCCGGCACCGGGATTCAGCTGCGGGTGCTGGGCGGTGAACTGGCCCGCATTCCGGCGGGCAGCACGGCCTTCTCCCACCGCGACAAGGCGGCCCTGCTGATGATCTCCCACATGGTCCCGCTGGACGTGCCCGCCGAGGCCGCCGCACCGGCCGCCCAGGCCACCGAGACCATCTTTGCCGCCACCCGCCCCCACGCCGCCGGCACCTACGGCAACTTCCTGAGCGTGGGCGAGGAAGGCCGCGTCGGCGAGGTGTTCAGCGCGGCCGCCCTGGACCGGCTCGCGGCCCTCAAGCGGCAGCTCGACCCGCACAACATGTTCGCCCGCAACGCCAACGTCCGGCCCTGA
- a CDS encoding multicopper oxidase family protein — protein sequence MFNVRLPSRLAWVTLLGALTISAPLAHSTPAPSDLRRQVMQQFLERREGTVPLSEATRGVHSFTLEVHKIRTEIAPGVSVEQWAFGFPGQPATVPGPELRVRLGEEVRITLVNTHDQPHALHLHGITSLAQEMDGVPHTSHELLPGQSFTYSFVATEAGTFAYHCHFQTNVHLDMGMYGALIVEDPEHPHPWTQEHTLILDEWDSHHDPAKLPYVPHYDEFLVNGHSFPLIPPLQIPPGRTDLVRFVNMGAEPHSLHLHGTSFLVIAKDGHDLPAPYVADTLPILPGERYDVLVKGRDGTFPWHDHNSNANTTGGNYPGGMHFDVVGGPALRADGTPAPQQDHDHMGMSMPATEATSSAVVAISNFEFSPEAVHIKAGGSVTWENHDSVAHHVVVTINGQEQQQELPPHGHTTITFPQAGTFTYHCLPHPFMTGTVQVDPS from the coding sequence ATGTTCAACGTTCGTCTGCCGTCCCGCCTCGCGTGGGTCACCCTGCTGGGCGCGCTCACCATCAGCGCCCCGCTCGCCCACAGCACGCCGGCCCCCAGCGACCTGCGCCGTCAGGTCATGCAGCAGTTTCTGGAGCGCCGCGAGGGCACCGTGCCGCTCTCGGAAGCCACGCGCGGCGTGCACAGCTTCACCCTGGAGGTGCACAAGATTCGGACCGAGATCGCGCCGGGCGTGAGTGTCGAGCAGTGGGCCTTCGGCTTTCCCGGCCAGCCGGCCACGGTGCCGGGGCCGGAGTTGCGGGTCCGGCTGGGCGAGGAGGTGCGCATCACGCTGGTCAACACCCACGACCAGCCGCACGCCCTGCACCTGCACGGCATCACCAGCCTCGCGCAGGAAATGGACGGCGTGCCGCACACCAGCCACGAGCTGCTGCCGGGCCAGAGCTTCACCTACTCGTTCGTGGCAACCGAGGCCGGCACCTTCGCCTACCACTGCCACTTTCAGACCAACGTGCACCTGGATATGGGCATGTACGGCGCCCTGATCGTGGAGGACCCGGAGCATCCGCACCCGTGGACGCAGGAGCACACCCTGATCCTGGACGAGTGGGACAGCCACCACGACCCGGCGAAGCTGCCGTACGTGCCGCACTACGACGAGTTTCTGGTGAACGGCCACTCGTTTCCCCTGATTCCGCCGCTGCAGATTCCGCCGGGCCGTACCGATCTGGTGCGCTTCGTGAACATGGGTGCCGAGCCGCACAGCCTGCACCTGCACGGCACCAGTTTTCTGGTGATCGCCAAGGACGGCCACGACCTGCCGGCCCCCTACGTCGCCGACACCCTGCCGATCCTGCCCGGCGAGCGCTACGACGTGCTGGTCAAGGGCCGCGACGGCACCTTTCCGTGGCATGACCACAACAGCAACGCCAACACCACCGGTGGGAACTACCCGGGCGGCATGCACTTCGATGTGGTGGGGGGGCCGGCGCTGCGTGCGGACGGCACCCCGGCCCCCCAGCAGGACCACGACCACATGGGCATGAGCATGCCGGCCACCGAGGCCACCAGCAGCGCCGTGGTGGCCATCTCGAACTTCGAGTTCAGCCCCGAGGCGGTCCACATCAAGGCGGGCGGGAGCGTGACCTGGGAAAACCACGACAGCGTGGCGCACCACGTGGTGGTGACGATCAACGGCCAAGAACAGCAGCAGGAACTGCCGCCGCACGGCCACACCACCATCACCTTCCCGCAGGCCGGGACCTTCACGTATCACTGCCTGCCGCACCCGTTCATGACCGGCACCGTGCAGGTGGACCCCAGCTGA
- a CDS encoding carboxypeptidase-like regulatory domain-containing protein: protein MNKAAVIGTMLVLALAACGGTTSPVNAGTGSGTPGKTGGDVGGGNPGGTGGGSTEAWRVKGTAVDTQGRPLEGTQVWMLPAVHAGVVEVHTDAKGEYETPELTDEPYQAYAWQKVSYHNQTFCLRLAAATSEQYKVFSPRDGVIRNFRWQLSGVMPDANRDNAYFGAEVRLMNGYWDDTNAVPLTAVVEVTLVPDGPLIDGSAGKTIVKTTTYDDGFVYDVPVGHYQVTATEVRPDGTRVPLVLNPVSGPERYRATLDFKAITGPCGGYGGSNGVERAFIHIARP from the coding sequence ATGAACAAAGCAGCAGTGATCGGCACGATGTTGGTCCTGGCCCTGGCCGCGTGTGGCGGAACCACCTCCCCGGTCAACGCCGGGACCGGCAGCGGCACCCCCGGGAAGACGGGCGGCGACGTGGGCGGAGGCAACCCCGGCGGGACCGGGGGCGGATCCACCGAGGCGTGGCGGGTCAAGGGGACGGCGGTGGACACCCAGGGGAGGCCCCTGGAGGGCACCCAGGTCTGGATGCTTCCGGCCGTTCACGCCGGCGTGGTGGAGGTGCATACCGACGCCAAGGGGGAGTACGAGACGCCCGAACTCACCGACGAGCCGTACCAGGCCTACGCGTGGCAGAAGGTCAGCTACCACAACCAGACCTTCTGCCTGCGCCTCGCGGCGGCCACTTCGGAGCAGTACAAGGTGTTCTCGCCCCGGGACGGCGTGATCCGCAACTTCAGGTGGCAGCTGAGCGGCGTGATGCCCGACGCCAACCGGGACAACGCCTACTTCGGCGCGGAGGTCCGCCTGATGAATGGGTACTGGGACGACACCAACGCCGTACCGCTCACCGCGGTGGTGGAGGTGACACTGGTGCCGGACGGCCCGCTGATCGACGGCAGCGCCGGCAAGACCATCGTCAAGACCACCACCTACGACGACGGGTTCGTTTACGACGTGCCGGTCGGGCACTACCAGGTCACGGCCACCGAGGTGCGCCCGGACGGCACCCGCGTTCCGCTGGTCCTGAACCCGGTGAGTGGCCCGGAGCGCTACCGCGCCACGCTGGACTTCAAGGCGATCACCGGCCCCTGCGGCGGGTACGGCGGCAGCAACGGCGTCGAGCGGGCCTTCATTCACATCGCGCGGCCCTGA
- a CDS encoding ATP-binding protein, with translation MDTPGWRLRVLGQVRLSGPVLPETTLERKLAACLTYLALEGATSRSRLVGLLWPDSPEATARNNLSQMLRKLRLATGHELIIGTDELSLAPEVQVDAAQARALLTQGHVSDLLKLDGTLLHNLNYDDCPDLDDWITAQREQLQEWRLGALRAEMTRVERDGDTAQALALARALLDLDPVSEEAWRHVMRLTYVSGDRPAALRAYQKCKEVLRREFGVDPLPATVQLAREIDRGTVPVTAAPRPVALPLAVQRPPHLVGREREWAQLEAAWGQVRFIYIRGAPGSGKTRLAQDFAASRGDYIVYGGRPGDTDVPFASSARNARTVLERFPDVPLQEWVRREMARVLPELAQPGEVLTPLSSEADVLRLRQAMQVFFTERTRHLAATLVDDWQFYDYDSNQDGAFMWTTPLPQGVEGQLPPMIITYRRDEVALESEQLILHLVGQGLGIVIDIEPLPDEGSEQLMNDLGVPPDPQARARLRQHTGGNPLFLLETVRHLLETGQLERGLPERLPLPPKVGQLIERRLSLLSTPALQAARAAAILQRDFDVELVAQVLGAPLFDLLGAWEELDAAQLVSGERFSHDLVYETVLASVPGSVRPLLHRGAARALEGQGGHPARIAQHWMEGGKPGQAAPQWLKAAEQAQARYLNATAAQNLGQAGEAFWAAGDADAAFQAWGQQGEKLFYLEDHQTVGTLAQTMQERARTPRHKALAHRIHSATFLMRGEAAQGMAVAQMGLSCAVQAGDLRLEADLLELLVFSSYQRGYDPDPSAWLERMLQVGNALNDAALQAKTHDLWALYLGAFRPQEARRHAEAGEELYRRTGDLQGVAACTQKIATGLLRFGDVHGAREALGRMAAALDQGNGMATQRLFLLEGQASCDHAQGRYRQALEALDEALQMDVMHADVWAPELQAGRATLLAELGAHEEARTEALALLARLPGSPNLRPDARVLVLSLLIQLGSREQVEAALQEAERLPAGGLYWNARLDLARAALLPAQERLPLLEAVLKAGRTQGLHGVASAAEARLQAARLDLGLPPQPWERGPEDGPAGVISLLEWQVVRVRVARALDPDRGEQAVAAFRAWVERTAQQDVPPEHCTRFVEHAWRSLQPSGAEARRPHRQLKLTTAARSEVWERAAVVGLAGVQGLLRWRFQSTRMCVDTPSMLLVASYPPVRVSGCAGSM, from the coding sequence ATGGACACGCCAGGGTGGCGCCTCCGGGTACTGGGACAGGTCCGGCTGAGCGGCCCGGTCCTGCCGGAAACGACGCTGGAACGCAAGCTGGCCGCCTGCCTCACATACCTTGCGCTGGAAGGCGCCACTTCGCGCTCGCGGCTGGTGGGGCTGCTGTGGCCCGATTCGCCGGAAGCCACGGCCCGCAACAACCTCTCGCAAATGCTGCGCAAATTGCGCCTCGCCACCGGCCACGAGCTGATCATTGGCACCGATGAGCTGTCCCTGGCGCCGGAGGTGCAGGTGGACGCCGCGCAGGCGCGCGCCCTGCTGACCCAGGGCCACGTCTCGGACCTGCTGAAGCTGGACGGCACCCTGCTGCACAACCTGAACTACGACGACTGCCCGGACCTCGACGACTGGATCACGGCGCAGCGCGAGCAGCTTCAGGAGTGGCGCCTCGGCGCGCTGCGGGCCGAGATGACGCGGGTGGAGCGGGACGGAGACACGGCCCAGGCGCTGGCCCTGGCCCGCGCGCTGCTGGACCTGGACCCGGTGTCGGAGGAGGCCTGGCGCCACGTGATGCGCCTGACCTACGTGTCGGGCGACCGTCCGGCGGCGCTCCGGGCCTACCAGAAATGCAAGGAGGTGCTGCGGCGCGAGTTCGGGGTGGACCCGCTGCCCGCGACGGTGCAGCTCGCCCGCGAGATCGACCGCGGCACCGTGCCGGTCACCGCCGCGCCGCGCCCGGTCGCGTTGCCGCTCGCCGTGCAGCGCCCGCCCCACCTGGTGGGCCGCGAGCGCGAGTGGGCGCAGCTGGAGGCGGCGTGGGGGCAGGTCCGGTTCATCTACATCCGGGGGGCGCCCGGGTCCGGCAAGACGCGGCTGGCCCAGGACTTCGCCGCCAGCCGGGGCGACTACATCGTGTACGGCGGCCGCCCGGGCGACACCGACGTTCCCTTCGCCTCGTCCGCCCGCAACGCCCGCACCGTTCTGGAACGCTTTCCGGACGTGCCGCTGCAGGAATGGGTGCGCCGCGAGATGGCCCGGGTGCTGCCGGAACTGGCGCAGCCGGGCGAGGTGCTGACGCCCCTCAGCAGCGAGGCCGACGTGCTGCGGCTGCGTCAGGCGATGCAGGTCTTCTTCACCGAGCGCACCCGCCACCTGGCCGCCACACTTGTCGACGACTGGCAGTTCTACGACTACGACTCGAACCAGGACGGCGCCTTCATGTGGACCACGCCGCTGCCGCAGGGCGTGGAGGGCCAGCTGCCGCCGATGATCATCACCTACCGGCGCGACGAGGTGGCCCTCGAAAGTGAGCAGCTGATTCTGCATCTGGTCGGGCAGGGGCTGGGCATCGTGATTGACATCGAGCCGCTGCCGGACGAGGGCAGCGAGCAGCTGATGAACGACCTGGGCGTGCCGCCCGACCCGCAGGCGCGCGCCCGGCTGCGGCAGCACACCGGCGGCAATCCGCTGTTCCTGCTGGAAACGGTGCGGCACCTGCTGGAGACCGGTCAGCTGGAGCGGGGACTGCCGGAGCGGCTGCCGCTGCCGCCCAAGGTAGGTCAGCTGATCGAGCGCCGTCTGTCGCTGCTGTCCACGCCGGCGCTGCAGGCGGCGCGCGCGGCGGCCATCCTGCAGCGCGACTTCGACGTGGAGCTGGTGGCGCAGGTGCTGGGCGCGCCGCTCTTCGACCTGCTGGGCGCCTGGGAGGAACTGGACGCGGCCCAGCTCGTGTCGGGTGAGCGCTTCTCGCATGACCTGGTGTATGAGACGGTCCTGGCCAGCGTCCCGGGCTCGGTGCGGCCGCTGCTGCACCGGGGCGCGGCGCGGGCGCTCGAAGGGCAGGGCGGCCACCCGGCCCGCATCGCCCAGCACTGGATGGAGGGCGGCAAGCCGGGCCAGGCCGCGCCCCAGTGGCTGAAGGCGGCCGAGCAGGCCCAGGCGCGGTACCTGAATGCCACCGCTGCCCAGAACCTGGGTCAGGCGGGCGAGGCGTTCTGGGCGGCCGGCGACGCCGACGCCGCCTTCCAGGCGTGGGGACAGCAGGGCGAGAAGCTCTTTTATCTGGAAGATCACCAGACCGTGGGCACGCTGGCACAGACGATGCAGGAGCGGGCCCGCACGCCGCGCCACAAGGCCCTGGCGCACCGGATCCACAGCGCCACCTTCCTGATGCGGGGTGAGGCGGCGCAGGGCATGGCCGTGGCGCAGATGGGGCTCTCGTGCGCGGTGCAGGCCGGTGATCTGCGGCTGGAGGCGGACCTGCTGGAACTGCTGGTGTTCAGCAGCTACCAGCGGGGCTACGACCCGGACCCGTCGGCGTGGCTGGAGCGCATGCTCCAGGTGGGGAACGCGCTGAATGACGCGGCGCTGCAGGCCAAAACCCACGACCTGTGGGCGCTGTACCTTGGCGCGTTCCGGCCCCAGGAAGCGCGGCGCCATGCCGAGGCGGGCGAGGAGCTGTATCGCCGGACAGGCGACCTGCAGGGCGTGGCGGCCTGCACCCAGAAAATCGCCACCGGGCTGCTGCGGTTCGGTGACGTGCATGGGGCCCGGGAGGCCCTGGGCCGCATGGCGGCCGCGCTCGATCAGGGCAACGGAATGGCCACCCAGCGACTCTTCCTGCTGGAGGGGCAGGCGTCCTGCGACCACGCCCAGGGACGCTACCGCCAGGCGCTGGAGGCGCTGGACGAAGCGCTGCAGATGGACGTGATGCATGCGGACGTCTGGGCGCCGGAGCTGCAGGCGGGCCGGGCCACGCTGCTCGCGGAACTCGGCGCGCACGAGGAGGCCCGGACCGAGGCGCTCGCCCTGCTGGCCCGGCTGCCCGGCTCACCCAACCTGCGCCCCGACGCCCGGGTGCTGGTGCTGAGCCTGCTGATCCAGTTGGGCAGCCGGGAGCAGGTGGAGGCCGCCCTGCAGGAAGCCGAACGCCTTCCGGCCGGTGGACTGTACTGGAATGCCCGGCTGGATCTCGCGCGCGCGGCCCTGCTGCCGGCGCAGGAGCGCCTGCCGCTGCTGGAGGCGGTGCTGAAGGCCGGCCGGACCCAGGGGCTGCACGGGGTGGCCAGCGCGGCCGAGGCGCGCCTCCAGGCCGCCCGGCTGGACCTGGGCCTGCCGCCCCAGCCGTGGGAGCGGGGACCAGAGGACGGGCCCGCTGGCGTCATCAGCCTGCTGGAATGGCAGGTGGTCCGGGTGCGGGTGGCGCGGGCCCTCGACCCGGACCGGGGCGAGCAGGCGGTGGCCGCGTTCCGGGCCTGGGTCGAGCGCACGGCCCAGCAGGACGTGCCGCCCGAGCACTGCACGCGCTTCGTGGAGCACGCCTGGCGGAGCCTGCAGCCGTCCGGGGCGGAGGCCCGACGTCCCCACCGGCAGCTGAAGCTCACCACCGCGGCGCGCTCCGAGGTCTGGGAGCGCGCCGCGGTGGTGGGCCTGGCCGGCGTTCAGGGGCTGCTGCGGTGGAGGTTCCAGTCCACCCGGATGTGTGTGGACACGCCGAGCATGCTGCTGGTGGCGTCGTACCCGCCGGTGAGGGTGTCGGGGTGCGCCGGGTCTATGTGA
- a CDS encoding carboxypeptidase-like regulatory domain-containing protein encodes MHRRMLAPLLALSTALASAGAAPGTVQGQALDTHGKPLAGVQVWIKPVVTTGVAETLTDDHGRYAVSGLPSVGYRSYAWLQAPYKGKTFCYRLAQPNTADYNAFNPRDGLTRNFKWQLSGQIPGEEPYSDLGYFGGSLPLMSAFGQARWATQNDEIELQLTPVGPLIDGSAGKAITKTAPARGMVLDVPIGTYQVKATFISANGKREALQVSAFDGDYSASATVNFKPSGDICKGTTGGAPGRAYVYWKFQ; translated from the coding sequence ATGCACAGACGAATGCTCGCCCCCCTGCTCGCCCTCTCAACCGCCCTGGCCAGCGCCGGTGCGGCCCCCGGCACCGTCCAGGGACAGGCCCTGGACACGCACGGAAAGCCGCTGGCCGGCGTGCAGGTGTGGATCAAGCCGGTGGTGACCACCGGAGTCGCCGAGACACTCACCGACGATCACGGACGGTACGCGGTGAGCGGCCTGCCCTCCGTCGGGTACCGCTCCTACGCCTGGCTGCAGGCCCCCTACAAGGGCAAGACCTTCTGCTACCGCCTCGCCCAGCCGAACACCGCCGATTACAACGCCTTCAACCCCAGGGACGGCCTGACCCGCAACTTCAAGTGGCAGCTGTCGGGCCAGATTCCCGGCGAGGAGCCGTACAGCGACCTGGGGTATTTCGGGGGCAGCCTGCCGCTGATGTCCGCCTTCGGGCAGGCCCGGTGGGCCACCCAGAACGATGAGATCGAGCTGCAGCTCACCCCCGTCGGGCCCTTGATCGACGGCAGTGCGGGCAAGGCGATCACAAAGACCGCGCCGGCACGCGGCATGGTGCTGGACGTCCCGATCGGCACGTATCAGGTCAAAGCCACCTTCATCAGCGCGAACGGGAAGCGCGAGGCGCTGCAGGTCTCGGCCTTCGACGGCGACTACTCGGCCAGCGCAACCGTGAACTTCAAACCGTCCGGCGACATCTGCAAAGGCACCACCGGCGGCGCGCCGGGCCGCGCCTACGTCTACTGGAAATTCCAGTAA